In Streptomyces sp. NBC_00341, the DNA window CGGGGCGGTGGGGACCTTGGAGTCGGGGTGTTTCGCGGCCAGTTCCGCGACGATGCGGGGCGAGGCGGAACCGACGTGGTGGACATGCAGCTCGGCCTTGGGCAGCCCCGCGATGAAGGGGTGCAGATCGGACATCGGATCCTCCGGGAGCAGGGGGTGGCGCGGGGCCCGGACATACGTGGGAACCGGGCGGCGGACGGAAGTCATCGTAGGACGCGGGCTGGCCGTAGCATGACGGGCATCACGATGGGGGAGGCCCATGTCAGACAACACAGAGCAGCCCGAGGACGGGGCCGTGTCGCGCGATCCGTGGGCTCCGCCGGACAAAAGGGTGCCGCTGGACAAGAAGAGCACCCCGGACACCCGGCCGCCGGCCGTGCACGACCAGCAGACCGTCACCGCGATGCCGGGCGTCGACGGGCCGCAGGACGCCGCGCCAGGACCCGCGCCCACGGCCGGCTTCGGCCCTCCGGCCGACACGGGGCAGCCGTCCGGCCCGTACGGTCCGGGGGCCGTGCCGCCGCCGCCCGTCGGCCCGAACGGTCCTGGTCAGCAGAGCCCGCCGACCGCCGGCCAGTACGGCTACCCGGTGGGACCGGCCCAGCCGCCCCCCGGCCAGTACGGCTACCCGGCCGCCCCGCAGTACGGCGGCGGCTACCCGGGTTACAGCGGTCAGACGGCGTGGGGTGCGGGGCCCGCGAACGGCATGGGCACGGCGTCGATGGTGCTGGGGATCCTCGCCGTCTGCCTTTTCTGCGTCTACGGGATTCCCAGTCTCGTCCTGGGCGCGCTCGCGCTGATCTTCGGCATCATCGGCCGCAAGCGGGCCTCGCGCGGGGAGGCGGACAACGGCGGCCAGGCGCTGGCCGGGCTCATCCTGGGGTCCATAGGC includes these proteins:
- a CDS encoding DUF4190 domain-containing protein gives rise to the protein MSDNTEQPEDGAVSRDPWAPPDKRVPLDKKSTPDTRPPAVHDQQTVTAMPGVDGPQDAAPGPAPTAGFGPPADTGQPSGPYGPGAVPPPPVGPNGPGQQSPPTAGQYGYPVGPAQPPPGQYGYPAAPQYGGGYPGYSGQTAWGAGPANGMGTASMVLGILAVCLFCVYGIPSLVLGALALIFGIIGRKRASRGEADNGGQALAGLILGSIGIAIGVVIIGGLIWVFATHADEFDDNYNDGDTYGTSLVIEDAR